CCGCGACGAGCCCTTGCGCAGCCGCTTCCTCGTACCCGGTTGTGCCGTTAATCTGACCCGCACAATATAGGCCGGGTATGGCTTCCACCTGAAGGGAACTGTCGAGCGCTCTCGGATCGATGTGATCGTACTCGACCGCATAGCCCGGGACCGCCATTTCCACGTGTTCGAGCCCCGGCATGGCGCGAAGCATGTCATGCTGCACATCGACTGGCAGCGATGTACTGATGCCATTGGGATATATCAGTGGGCTATCCAGCGCTTCGGGCTCCAGGAAAATCTGGTGCCCGTCCCGATCTCCGAAACGATGGATCTTGTCTTCGATCGACGGGCAATAGCGCGGGCCCGCCGCCCCGATCGCACCCGAAAACAATGGCGAACGATCGAGGTTCTTCCGGATGATCTCGTGCGCCGCTTCGGTCGTTCTGGTGATCGCGCAAAACAGTTCCGGATTCTTCCGCCGCTTCGTCAGCGGCGACATGGTCCAGTCATTGGCCTCGGACGGCTGAACATCCAGTTGCGCCCATTCGATTGTCCGCCCGTCGAGGCGTGGCGGGGTACCGGTCTTTAGCCGGGCGAGCGGCAAATCCGCCTCGCGCATTTGCAGCCCTAGGCGCGATGCAGCCGCTTCGCCGATCCGCCCGCCTTCGAAACGCTCTTCGCCGCGGAACAGCTTGCCGCCCAAAAATGTGCCTGTGCAGAGGATGACACGCGGCGCGGAGAGGAGCGTGCCGTCGGAAAGCTCCAGGCCGCCGACCCGGCCGCCTTCGAGCCGGAGAGCCGCAACCTCACCCTCGACGACCACGAGTCCCTCCTGCGTCGCGACGAAGGACTGAACGCTTTCGCGAAAGAGGCGCCGATCCGCCTGGATGCGGGGGCCCCATACGGCGCTTCCCTTCGAGCGGTTGAGCATTCGGTAGTGTATCGCCGCTGCGTCGGCCGCCCGGCCGATCACGCCGTCCAGCGCATCGACCTCGCGCACAAGATGGCCCTTTCCGAGCCCGCCGATGGCCGGATTGCAGCTCATCGCGCCGACGGTGTCTTTGTCGAACGTGACCAACGCTGTCGCCGCGCCCATGCGCGCCGCCGCACGTGCGGCTTCGACGCCGGCGTGGCCGCCGCCGACAACAAGGACCTGAAATTCGTTCATGGGCGCCATTTACGCCTGTTGGTTTAAGCGGTCAAAGACTGTCGGACGTTTCACGTGAAACACCTACTTGCCGATGCAGAACCGCCCGAACAGATGGTCCAGCATCGCCTCGGTAGACTTGAGCCCGAGGATCGCGTCGCATGCCGAAAGACACTCGCGCAGGTTCTCGGCAACCAGCAGAAGGTCGCTACCGTCCTCCGCTCGCTCCAGCGCACCCCGCGCCACAACGAGATGCGCGCGTTGTCTTTCGTTCCACGCATTACGTCCCTGTGCCGGGACGAGCGAGCTTCCGGCTTGCTCGGCGATCCGAAGGAGAAGATCCTCGACGCCCCGTCCGGTCCTGGCCGACACGACGACATCCGCGGCCGACTTTCGCGGCGTATCGGGGAGATCGGCCTTCGGCTCTACCTCCCATGCGCCCGTCGGACCCTCGCCTTCCGGACCGAGCCACAGAACAAGATCCGCCTTGGCCAGTTGATCGCGCGCCTTGGAAATGCCGATGCCTTCCGCCTCGTCGGCCACGTCGTCGCGCAGGCCCGCCGTGTCGGAGAAGACCACCGGTACGCCGCGGATACTGACCGGTCGCTCCAGGACGTCCCTTGTAGTGCCCGGGCTCGCCAGTGCGATAGCGACGTCTTCGCCTATCAAAGCATTGAAGAGGCTGGACTTTCCGGCATTTGGCGGGCCGGCGAGGACCACGCGGTAACCGTCGCGCATACGCTCCGCCCTCGGCGCGTCCAGTTCTGCCGCTATTTCGCCCGCAAGAGCCGACACATCTTCGCGGAAGGATTGCGGCAGCTCGCTCACATCGTCCTCGTCCGAAAAGTCGAGGATGCTTTCGACTGTTGCGGACAGGGTCAACGCCCGTTCGCGCCAGCCGTGGACCTTCCGGGAGATGACCCCGCCGACCGCCGACATCGCCGCGCGGTGCTGCAATTCGGTTTCCGCTTCGAGCAGGTCGGCCAGCCCTTCCGCTTCGGCCAAGTCCAGCCGGCCGTTGGCGAACGCGCGGCGGGTGAATTCCCCTGGCTCCGCCTTCCGAAGGCCCGGTAGTGTCGCGAGCGCCTGTTCCACGACGGTTACGACCGCCCTACCCCCGTGCAAATGCAGCTCCGCGCAATCCTCACCCGTTGCCGAGGCCGGACCGGGAAACCACAGGACCAGCGCGCGGTCGAGGACCTGACCGTCCGCTCCCGCCAGCGTCCTGAGCGATGCGTGGCGCGGCTGCGGCAGACTGCCGGCGAGCGCTTTCACGGCGGAGCCGGCGTCAGGCCCCGTAATGCGCATGACGGCGATCGCGGCCGGGGGGCTGCCGCTCGACAGGGCGAAGATCGTGTCCATCGTCAGGCGCGGGTAACGCGGGTGCGCAATCAGTCCTTCGACCTGGCCGGCTTGTCCCCGGTGGCAGGTCCGGTCGCCGCATCCAGGAAGGTCTGGAACAGCTTGAAGCCCACCTGCCCCATGGGGGCGAGCTGGCGCGCGAACTGCTGCATCTGTTCGGGGTTGGCCGCCCCCTTCATCGCATTGGTCACGGCATCCATGTAGACGTCGTTCGCCTTGCCAACGTCCGGCAGACCCATGAAGGCGCGCGCCTCTTCGGGCGTGCAATCGATTTCCACTTGGACCTTCATGGCGTTTTCTCCGTTATCGTGGTGTCCATGACCGCATTTGGGCACGAATTTCCCTGCCCGCAAGCACGACCGACCAAGGAGAGAACCCCCGATGACCGCCAACACGCAGATTTCCACGCTCGACCAAGACGGCGAGTTCGCCGCCTATGTCGCTCGCCCCGAAAGCAAGCCGCGCGCGGCGATCGTCGTGATACAGGAGATCTTCGGCATCAACGCCGGCATCCGTCGCAAGTGCGACCTGCTGGCGGAAGACGGCTATCTCGCCGTCGCACCCGACCTGTTCTGGCGTCTCGAGCCGGGCATCGAGCTCGATCCGGACATCGAACCGGAATTCCAGCGCGCGCTCGACCTGATGGGCAAGTTCGACCAGGACATGGGCGTCCGCGATATCGAGGCCGCCATCGAATGGGCGCGCGACGACATGGAAGAGGGCAAGGTCGGCGCGGTCGGCTACTGCCTCGGCGGGCGGCTCGCCTACATGACCGCCGCACGGACCGGTTCGGATGCAACCGTCGGTTACTATGGCGTCGGCATCGACGAACTGCTGCGCGAAAAGGACGCGATCGCCAATCCGCTGATGCTGCATATCCCGACGGAGGACGGCTTCGTCGACAAGGACACGCAGAAAGCGATGCACGAAGGGCTGGACGACCACCCCAAGGTGACGCTGTACGATTACGAAGGGCTCGACCACGGCTTCGCGACCGAGTTCGGGGAGCGGCGCAGCGAGGAAGCGGCGCAGCTGGCGGACAAGCGCACGGCCGAGTTCTTCGCAAAGCATCTGGGCTGATACCCGTCCCATGCGCGCGCTGACGCCCTGGCGGTTCATCATCCCGTCGGGCCTGCTGGTCCTGACGGCCCTGGCAATCTGGCTGGGGCCGGTCTGGCTCGCAGTCGTCCTCGGCGCCCTCACCGCGCTGGCGCTGTGGGATTTCGTGCAGCGGCG
This genomic interval from Qipengyuania sp. JC766 contains the following:
- a CDS encoding dienelactone hydrolase family protein — protein: MTANTQISTLDQDGEFAAYVARPESKPRAAIVVIQEIFGINAGIRRKCDLLAEDGYLAVAPDLFWRLEPGIELDPDIEPEFQRALDLMGKFDQDMGVRDIEAAIEWARDDMEEGKVGAVGYCLGGRLAYMTAARTGSDATVGYYGVGIDELLREKDAIANPLMLHIPTEDGFVDKDTQKAMHEGLDDHPKVTLYDYEGLDHGFATEFGERRSEEAAQLADKRTAEFFAKHLG
- the mnmE gene encoding tRNA uridine-5-carboxymethylaminomethyl(34) synthesis GTPase MnmE; translated protein: MDTIFALSSGSPPAAIAVMRITGPDAGSAVKALAGSLPQPRHASLRTLAGADGQVLDRALVLWFPGPASATGEDCAELHLHGGRAVVTVVEQALATLPGLRKAEPGEFTRRAFANGRLDLAEAEGLADLLEAETELQHRAAMSAVGGVISRKVHGWRERALTLSATVESILDFSDEDDVSELPQSFREDVSALAGEIAAELDAPRAERMRDGYRVVLAGPPNAGKSSLFNALIGEDVAIALASPGTTRDVLERPVSIRGVPVVFSDTAGLRDDVADEAEGIGISKARDQLAKADLVLWLGPEGEGPTGAWEVEPKADLPDTPRKSAADVVVSARTGRGVEDLLLRIAEQAGSSLVPAQGRNAWNERQRAHLVVARGALERAEDGSDLLLVAENLRECLSACDAILGLKSTEAMLDHLFGRFCIGK
- a CDS encoding DUF6489 family protein encodes the protein MKVQVEIDCTPEEARAFMGLPDVGKANDVYMDAVTNAMKGAANPEQMQQFARQLAPMGQVGFKLFQTFLDAATGPATGDKPARSKD
- the mnmG gene encoding tRNA uridine-5-carboxymethylaminomethyl(34) synthesis enzyme MnmG, with product MNEFQVLVVGGGHAGVEAARAAARMGAATALVTFDKDTVGAMSCNPAIGGLGKGHLVREVDALDGVIGRAADAAAIHYRMLNRSKGSAVWGPRIQADRRLFRESVQSFVATQEGLVVVEGEVAALRLEGGRVGGLELSDGTLLSAPRVILCTGTFLGGKLFRGEERFEGGRIGEAAASRLGLQMREADLPLARLKTGTPPRLDGRTIEWAQLDVQPSEANDWTMSPLTKRRKNPELFCAITRTTEAAHEIIRKNLDRSPLFSGAIGAAGPRYCPSIEDKIHRFGDRDGHQIFLEPEALDSPLIYPNGISTSLPVDVQHDMLRAMPGLEHVEMAVPGYAVEYDHIDPRALDSSLQVEAIPGLYCAGQINGTTGYEEAAAQGLVAGLAAAAAECDTQAPALDRSNSYIAVMIDDLTLHGVSEPYRMLTARAEYRLRLRANNAHTRLTPLGIGAGCIGDERRRWFERRAEATATLRKGLARTATAKELKDAEIDVRLDQPGRSLKDWLRLESVTPESIAPLLGDINLDSSVMEELAEDALYEPYLVRQDAELRDLQSGMAVSLGRHFDYTTVPGLSNEMVERLSNARPQDMAAASRVAGITPSALAAILVQARRRNDQAA